A stretch of the Notamacropus eugenii isolate mMacEug1 chromosome 2, mMacEug1.pri_v2, whole genome shotgun sequence genome encodes the following:
- the TMEM223 gene encoding transmembrane protein 223 has protein sequence MAGLARRVARLGPPGAAWARAALHEAAPARDVLLFEHERGRFFAFLGLFCAGQGVFWTSLAAAALAGPGGGGGGAQGSARRPSPGSALWRYGLAAGCASVGLLVLAAGLLFSQRSVRSVLLRRGGQLVTLTTHAPFGLGAQFTVPLRQVSCVAHRGEVPAVVPLKVKGRRFYFLLDKAGRFPNGRLFDVTVGAYRSL, from the exons ATGGCAGGGCTGGCTCGGCGCGTCGCTCGCCTCGGGCCCCCTGGGGCTGCCTGGGCCCGGGCCGCCCTGCACGAAGCGGCCCCAGCGCGGGACGTGCTGCTCTTCGAGCACGAGCGCGGCCGCTTCTTCGCCTTCCTGGGCCTCTTCTGCGCCGGCCAGGGCGTCTTCTGGACGTCGCTGGCCGCGGCAGCCCTGGCCGGGCCCGGGGGCGGGGGCGGCGGCGCCCAAGGGTCCGCTCGCCGCCCCAGCCCCGGCTCGGCGCTCTGGCGCTACGGACTGGCCGCCGGCTGCGCCTCTGTGG GCTTGCTGGTGCTGGCTGCCGGGCTGCTCTTCTCCCAGCGCTCCGTCCGCTCCGTGCTGCTCCGCAGAGGGGGCCAGCTGGTGACGCTGACCACGCACGCGCCCTTCGGCCTGGGTGCCCAGTTCACCGTGCCCCTGCGTCAGGTGTCCTGTGTGGCTCATCGCGGAGAGGTGCCAGCAGTGGTGCCTCTCAAGGTCAAAGGCCGCcgcttctattttcttttggatAAAGCTGGACGTTTCCCCAACGGGAGGCTGTTCGACGTCACCGTGGGAGCCTACCGCAGCCTGTGA